The Streptomyces sp. Alt3 genome has a segment encoding these proteins:
- a CDS encoding sensor histidine kinase: MRGKLHRAAWPQGSPVALGALVVLVVCSLALVALDVAGSHLSRRSVATGLSLLVLMPAVLLGQYAPPPYRLPYRWRWGLLMMQVLLTYLPLLLFHYRWLSLLGFLAGAVLLTLPPTSSVPIALLVGASGPLIVHTDLVRTDRGAVSVLLSTAITASTVFAVGHLALLSARLHAGREQAARLAEQRARALMRQDLHDLAGSSLSAIVVQGEAALRGPVPADTAPDAARRALTEIVGLARRLHTEIRAIGQPDDEGPSLSEELAHAQRVLHGSGIAVRTALSPCAAPDPEVSACLRFVLREAVGNVLQHSRAAVCEIELRSDASGIRLLIRNDGALAPDAPPQEPGRRGTGLSGLGYRAHTLGGTFAAGREDDSFTVEALLPTA, encoded by the coding sequence GTGCGCGGCAAGCTGCATCGGGCCGCGTGGCCGCAGGGCTCCCCGGTGGCACTCGGGGCCCTGGTGGTCCTGGTGGTCTGTTCCCTGGCGCTGGTGGCGCTGGACGTAGCCGGTTCCCACCTCAGCAGGCGCTCGGTCGCCACCGGCCTGTCCTTGCTGGTCCTGATGCCCGCCGTGCTGCTGGGCCAGTACGCACCGCCCCCTTACCGGCTGCCCTACCGCTGGCGGTGGGGGCTCCTGATGATGCAGGTGCTGCTCACCTATCTGCCACTGCTGCTCTTCCACTACAGGTGGCTCAGCCTGCTCGGCTTCCTCGCCGGAGCCGTGCTGCTCACCCTGCCGCCGACCAGCTCCGTCCCGATCGCCCTGCTGGTGGGTGCCAGTGGGCCGCTGATCGTGCACACCGACCTGGTGCGCACCGACCGCGGCGCCGTCAGCGTGCTGCTCAGCACGGCGATCACGGCCAGCACCGTCTTCGCGGTGGGCCATCTCGCTCTGCTCTCGGCCCGCCTCCACGCCGGCCGGGAACAAGCGGCACGGCTCGCGGAGCAGCGGGCGCGAGCCCTGATGCGACAGGACCTCCACGACCTGGCGGGCTCCTCGCTCTCCGCGATCGTGGTGCAGGGCGAAGCCGCGCTGCGCGGGCCCGTCCCGGCGGACACGGCTCCCGACGCCGCACGGAGGGCACTCACCGAGATCGTGGGGCTCGCCCGCCGGCTGCACACGGAGATACGGGCCATCGGCCAGCCGGACGACGAGGGCCCCTCGCTCTCCGAGGAACTGGCCCACGCCCAGCGCGTGCTCCACGGTTCCGGTATCGCGGTGCGCACCGCGCTGTCCCCCTGTGCCGCACCGGACCCCGAGGTGTCGGCGTGCCTCCGCTTCGTGCTGCGCGAGGCGGTGGGGAACGTGCTCCAGCACAGTCGCGCCGCCGTGTGCGAGATAGAGCTGCGCTCCGACGCCTCCGGGATCCGGCTGCTCATCCGTAACGACGGGGCCCTCGCCCCGGACGCGCCGCCCCAGGAACCCGGCCGGCGCGGGACCGGCCTGTCCGGGCTCGGATACCGGGCGCACACGCTGGGCGGAACCTTCGCCGCCGGCCGGGAGGACGACTCGTTCACCGTCGAGGCACTCCTGCCCACTGCCTGA